One stretch of Pseudomonas sp. NC02 DNA includes these proteins:
- a CDS encoding helix-turn-helix domain-containing protein, with protein sequence MNFLHAIPEVPDLPTKPKDCNSGDDDAIGQCVAQNLQRLRSKRYLSLDALARNCGVSRAMLAQIESGRSVPSIKVLCKIAKGLKVSVAAFLENRAFEGVELLPAQQSKRLVSADGSFISRALFPYDMARQSEFYEIRLKALGEEISEGHGPGIQENLVVAQGVLEVSVNEERYLLSTGDSILFYADQPHRYRNPADSEAVAFLVITYPERLD encoded by the coding sequence ATGAATTTCCTGCACGCGATACCCGAAGTGCCCGACCTCCCCACCAAACCCAAGGACTGCAACAGCGGCGACGATGACGCCATCGGCCAGTGCGTCGCGCAGAACCTGCAGCGCCTGCGCAGTAAACGCTACCTGTCGCTGGATGCCCTGGCGCGCAACTGCGGCGTAAGCCGGGCGATGCTCGCGCAGATCGAGTCCGGGCGCAGCGTGCCGTCGATCAAGGTGCTGTGCAAGATCGCCAAAGGCTTGAAAGTGTCGGTGGCGGCGTTCCTGGAGAACCGTGCGTTCGAAGGGGTTGAACTGCTGCCGGCGCAACAAAGCAAACGCCTGGTGAGTGCCGATGGCAGCTTCATCAGCCGGGCGCTGTTTCCCTACGATATGGCGCGCCAGTCGGAGTTCTACGAGATACGCCTGAAGGCCCTCGGCGAGGAGATTTCAGAAGGTCACGGGCCCGGCATCCAGGAAAACCTGGTGGTGGCCCAGGGCGTGCTGGAAGTCAGCGTCAACGAGGAACGCTACCTGCTGTCCACCGGTGATTCGATCCTGTTCTACGCCGACCAGCCCCACCGCTACCGCAACCCCGCAGACAGTGAGGCGGTGGCGTTCCTGGTGATCACCTACCCGGAACGCCTGGACTGA
- a CDS encoding MarR family winged helix-turn-helix transcriptional regulator, whose product MPTHKTDKPDARADLLSLLGDVACTNNALRRAARRLGQLYDEALAPIGLKATQVGLLGEIARWAAVDEQAGPTLQELAGRLAILMSALTHAMKPLVRDGIVELRPDALDKRTKRCVLTPKGEALFSEALVYWAAANNRVEEVLGHDSAAQLRGMADHVASEEFLADYNSRSAQA is encoded by the coding sequence ATGCCAACACACAAGACTGACAAGCCTGATGCCCGTGCCGACCTTTTGAGCCTGCTGGGTGACGTGGCATGCACCAACAACGCACTGCGCCGTGCCGCCCGGCGGCTGGGCCAACTGTATGACGAAGCGCTGGCGCCGATTGGCCTGAAGGCTACGCAGGTCGGCTTGCTGGGTGAAATCGCCCGGTGGGCGGCGGTGGATGAGCAGGCAGGGCCGACGTTGCAGGAGCTGGCCGGACGCCTGGCGATCCTGATGTCGGCGCTGACCCATGCGATGAAGCCGCTGGTGCGCGACGGGATTGTCGAGCTGCGCCCGGATGCCCTGGACAAGCGCACCAAACGCTGCGTGCTCACGCCCAAGGGCGAAGCGCTGTTCAGTGAGGCGCTGGTGTACTGGGCGGCGGCCAATAACCGGGTAGAGGAGGTGTTGGGGCATGATTCGGCCGCGCAGCTGCGGGGCATGGCAGACCATGTCGCCTCCGAAGAATTTCTGGCGGACTACAACAGCCGATCCGCGCAGGCATAA
- a CDS encoding putative quinol monooxygenase gives MSDEVRLVVIINTQPGRGADQLAAFAGLAPLVRAEAGCIQYDLHPVEGNSDSFVLIETWASKAALKDHHAAPHMLEAAKHNPTFRAGPSNVLVLEPAVQAR, from the coding sequence ATGTCCGATGAAGTGCGGCTTGTCGTCATCATCAATACCCAGCCTGGCCGGGGTGCGGACCAGTTGGCGGCCTTTGCCGGGCTCGCTCCGCTGGTCCGGGCCGAAGCCGGTTGCATCCAGTACGACCTGCATCCGGTCGAGGGCAACAGCGACAGTTTTGTGTTGATCGAGACGTGGGCTTCAAAGGCGGCGCTCAAGGATCACCACGCAGCGCCGCACATGCTGGAAGCCGCGAAGCACAACCCGACATTCCGTGCGGGCCCCTCCAACGTATTGGTGCTGGAACCTGCCGTCCAGGCACGTTGA
- a CDS encoding LLM class flavin-dependent oxidoreductase, with protein MTTQRQLKLGAFMRPVSIHTGAWRYPGAYRDANFNFTHLKQFAQTLEKARFDAFFMADHLALLNMPIDALKRSHTATSFEPFTLLSALSQATEYIGLVATASTTYDEPFHIARRFASLDHLSNGRAGWNIVTTANPDAAQNFGLEQAYAHDERYARAREFYDVVTGLWDSWADDAFIRDADSGVYFDPDKLHTLNHQGRYLNVRGPLHIARPVQGWPVIVQAGASEPGRQLAAETAEVIFVAPGTLEEGRKFYADIKRRMLAVGRHPDHLKILPGAFVVVGDTLEDARRIRAHLDSLVHYESAIASLSIALGTDATKFDPDQYLPAIPQTNASQSSRERVLALADREQLTVRQLAQRLGGYAGLSFVGTAHSIADEMQQWLEEEGSDGFNIMFPWLPGGLDDFVARVVPELQGRGIFRREYEGSTLRENLGLPRPANRFFAE; from the coding sequence ATGACCACTCAACGCCAACTGAAGCTGGGCGCGTTCATGCGTCCGGTCAGCATCCACACCGGCGCCTGGCGCTATCCCGGCGCTTACCGTGACGCCAACTTCAACTTCACGCACCTCAAGCAGTTTGCCCAAACCCTGGAGAAAGCGCGTTTCGATGCGTTCTTCATGGCCGACCACCTGGCCCTGCTCAACATGCCTATCGACGCGTTGAAGCGCAGCCACACCGCCACCTCCTTCGAACCGTTCACCTTATTGTCGGCCCTGAGCCAAGCCACCGAGTACATCGGCCTGGTAGCCACGGCCTCGACCACCTACGACGAACCGTTCCACATTGCCCGGCGCTTCGCGTCCCTGGATCACCTGAGCAACGGCCGCGCCGGCTGGAATATCGTCACCACTGCCAACCCGGATGCGGCGCAGAATTTCGGCCTGGAGCAGGCCTATGCCCACGACGAGCGCTACGCCCGTGCGCGGGAGTTCTACGATGTGGTCACCGGGCTCTGGGACAGTTGGGCCGATGATGCCTTCATCCGCGATGCCGACAGCGGTGTGTACTTCGACCCCGACAAGCTGCACACCCTCAATCACCAGGGCCGCTACCTCAATGTGCGCGGCCCGCTGCACATTGCCCGCCCGGTGCAGGGCTGGCCGGTGATCGTGCAGGCCGGCGCCTCGGAGCCCGGCCGGCAATTGGCGGCAGAAACCGCCGAGGTGATCTTCGTGGCGCCCGGCACGCTTGAGGAGGGGCGTAAATTCTATGCCGATATCAAGCGCCGGATGCTGGCGGTGGGGCGGCATCCCGACCATCTGAAGATCTTGCCCGGGGCGTTTGTGGTGGTCGGCGATACGCTGGAAGATGCGCGGCGGATTCGTGCGCATCTCGACAGCCTGGTGCATTACGAAAGTGCGATTGCCTCGCTGTCGATCGCGCTGGGTACCGACGCGACGAAGTTTGATCCCGACCAATACCTCCCGGCGATTCCCCAAACCAACGCCAGCCAGAGCTCCCGCGAACGGGTACTGGCGCTGGCTGATCGCGAACAGTTGACGGTGCGCCAATTGGCCCAGCGTCTTGGCGGTTATGCAGGTCTCTCGTTTGTCGGCACCGCCCACAGTATTGCCGATGAGATGCAGCAGTGGCTGGAAGAAGAGGGCAGCGATGGCTTCAACATCATGTTCCCGTGGCTGCCGGGCGGGCTCGATGACTTTGTGGCCAGGGTGGTGCCCGAGTTGCAGGGGCGCGGGATCTTCCGGCGCGAGTACGAAGGCTCTACCCTGCGGGAAAACCTCGGGCTGCCGCGTCCGGCGAACCGCTTCTTCGCCGAATGA
- a CDS encoding SDR family oxidoreductase → MSIPASTKIALITGASSGIGAVYADRLAARGYDLILVARREDRLEALAAKITQAYGRQVQTIGADLVNPADLARVESLLAGNPAIQVLVNNAGLARLHPLAQSSVEDSTTQIALNITALTRLTHAALPGMLVRNEGLIINVASVLGVHSLPVSSVYSGTKSYVLAFSRGLQSELAETGVKVQIVLPAATATEIWDASGIPLSALEQESVMTTENLVDAALAGLDQGETITWPSVADGSLWETYDAARGALFAATQTGKPAPRYGIV, encoded by the coding sequence ATGTCGATCCCTGCTTCCACAAAAATTGCCCTGATCACGGGTGCTTCTTCAGGTATTGGCGCCGTGTATGCCGACCGATTGGCAGCCCGCGGCTACGACTTGATCCTGGTCGCCCGTCGTGAAGACCGCCTCGAAGCCCTGGCGGCGAAGATCACTCAAGCCTATGGGCGCCAGGTCCAGACCATCGGCGCCGACCTGGTAAACCCCGCGGACCTGGCCCGTGTTGAAAGCCTGCTCGCCGGCAACCCGGCGATCCAGGTGCTGGTGAATAACGCCGGCCTGGCCCGCCTGCATCCGCTGGCTCAATCCTCGGTCGAGGATTCCACGACCCAGATCGCCCTGAACATCACCGCCCTCACCCGCCTGACCCACGCGGCGCTGCCGGGCATGCTGGTGCGCAATGAAGGTTTGATCATCAACGTGGCATCGGTGTTGGGCGTGCACTCGCTGCCGGTCAGCTCGGTGTACAGCGGCACCAAGAGCTATGTCCTGGCATTCAGCCGTGGCTTGCAATCGGAACTGGCGGAAACCGGGGTGAAGGTGCAGATCGTGTTGCCGGCAGCCACCGCTACCGAGATCTGGGACGCGTCGGGCATTCCGCTTTCCGCCCTGGAACAGGAGTCGGTCATGACCACCGAAAACCTGGTGGACGCGGCACTGGCCGGGCTGGATCAGGGTGAGACGATCACCTGGCCGTCGGTGGCCGATGGTTCGTTGTGGGAGACCTATGATGCGGCGCGTGGTGCGTTGTTTGCGGCCACGCAAACAGGCAAGCCGGCGCCCCGGTATGGGATCGTCTGA
- a CDS encoding TonB-dependent receptor domain-containing protein, translated as MPPAFPFTSRKAWPLLGFGAALSFSPVSQADDTLQLAPVEVSSAELSADELAEVQLKSVPGATNYIDMGSVDQGRVSTNEDVFKYQAGVYAKAANNEGVKLSIRGSGINRGPGAHASGLYETFDGLPLTGPGGTPYELKDPLWLSRVEVLRGANGFDQGALALGGAVNYVTHTGYDAPRLQVRYEAGSHGYGQREISSGQVLGDADYYISLTDSQYDGFQDHSAGSGKGIAANFGYRFNPDLETRFYFRYRETDNDSPGKLTRDQISHDPRAAASLNVARDSKRTQPGSTWIANKTTLHLDDNARVEVGLAYHDYPMDLREGTNRLKVAYTDVSGTLNYIRQDTLFGRDSKTTLGLRTTQAMPNNGGSEFVRIPIGNTAGYAPGTRTRDYSYLGSDSVLHIGNDLELLPDLWLTTGLAAIYTRRETEVSYPQTHTPVSQHDWDYAPRVGLRYDFSPQLQVYGNLSRSVEPPHAWSMIWGSNKYFPVGSGPASGLQREGVKLKNQTATTLEVGGRGEAWFGQWDLALYRSEVRHELLSVETQAATSTTSAIIAESNASPTVHQGLELSLISPLWDGGRTGQLALRQAYTYSDFHYRNDDRFGDNTLPGIPRHYYQAQLRYSHPSGFYTSLNGEHSSRVAVDYANSYYAAAYTLLGATLGYDAPKHDWQAWVDLRNLTNRRYANTVTPGYDDKGLDVARSTPGDGMGVYTGVSWSWR; from the coding sequence ATGCCCCCCGCGTTTCCGTTCACCTCCCGAAAAGCCTGGCCCTTGCTGGGCTTTGGCGCCGCCCTGAGCTTCAGCCCGGTTTCCCAGGCCGACGACACATTGCAACTGGCACCCGTCGAAGTCAGCAGCGCCGAACTCAGCGCCGACGAACTGGCCGAGGTCCAGCTCAAGAGCGTTCCCGGCGCTACCAACTACATCGACATGGGCAGCGTCGATCAGGGGCGGGTGAGCACCAACGAGGACGTATTCAAGTACCAGGCCGGTGTTTATGCCAAGGCGGCAAACAACGAAGGGGTGAAGCTTTCGATCCGTGGCTCGGGTATCAACCGGGGCCCAGGCGCCCACGCTTCCGGCCTGTATGAAACCTTCGACGGCCTGCCACTGACCGGCCCGGGTGGCACGCCCTACGAACTCAAGGACCCGTTGTGGCTCAGCCGCGTTGAAGTGCTGCGTGGCGCCAACGGTTTTGACCAGGGCGCATTGGCCCTGGGTGGGGCAGTCAATTACGTGACCCACACCGGCTACGACGCGCCCAGGCTGCAAGTACGCTACGAAGCAGGCAGCCATGGCTACGGCCAGCGAGAGATCAGCTCGGGCCAGGTGCTGGGGGATGCCGACTACTACATCAGCCTCACCGACTCGCAATACGACGGTTTCCAGGACCACAGCGCCGGCAGCGGCAAGGGCATCGCGGCCAACTTCGGCTACCGCTTCAACCCCGACCTGGAAACCCGCTTCTACTTTCGCTACCGCGAAACCGACAACGATTCCCCCGGCAAACTGACCCGCGACCAGATCAGCCACGACCCGCGCGCCGCCGCCAGCCTCAACGTGGCGCGAGACTCGAAACGCACGCAACCGGGCTCGACCTGGATCGCCAACAAAACCACCCTGCACCTGGACGACAACGCCCGGGTCGAGGTCGGGCTGGCGTATCACGATTATCCGATGGACCTGCGCGAGGGCACCAACCGTCTCAAGGTTGCCTACACCGACGTCAGCGGCACCCTGAATTACATCCGCCAGGACACATTGTTCGGGCGTGACAGCAAGACCACCCTCGGCCTGCGCACCACCCAGGCGATGCCGAACAACGGCGGCTCGGAGTTCGTGCGGATCCCCATCGGCAATACGGCGGGCTACGCGCCCGGCACCAGGACCCGCGACTACAGCTACCTGGGTTCTGACAGCGTGCTGCATATCGGCAATGACCTGGAACTGCTGCCGGACCTGTGGCTGACCACCGGGCTGGCGGCAATCTACACCCGTCGTGAAACCGAAGTCAGCTACCCGCAGACCCACACACCCGTCAGCCAGCACGATTGGGATTACGCGCCAAGGGTTGGCCTGCGCTACGACTTCAGCCCCCAATTGCAGGTGTACGGCAACCTGAGTCGCTCGGTGGAACCGCCCCATGCGTGGTCGATGATCTGGGGTTCCAACAAGTACTTCCCCGTGGGCAGCGGCCCGGCCAGCGGTTTGCAACGTGAAGGGGTGAAGCTGAAAAACCAGACCGCCACCACCCTGGAAGTCGGCGGTCGCGGTGAAGCGTGGTTCGGCCAGTGGGACCTGGCGCTGTACCGCTCCGAGGTGCGCCACGAACTGCTCAGCGTCGAAACCCAGGCCGCGACGTCCACCACGTCCGCAATAATCGCCGAATCCAACGCCAGCCCAACCGTGCACCAAGGCCTGGAGCTGAGCCTGATCAGCCCGCTGTGGGACGGTGGCCGCACGGGCCAGCTCGCCCTGCGCCAGGCCTACACCTACAGCGACTTCCACTACCGCAACGACGACCGCTTCGGCGACAACACCTTGCCCGGCATCCCCAGGCACTACTACCAGGCGCAATTGCGCTACAGCCACCCGAGCGGTTTCTACACCAGCCTCAATGGCGAACATTCATCGCGGGTCGCGGTGGACTACGCCAACTCCTACTACGCGGCGGCCTACACACTGCTCGGCGCGACGCTCGGGTACGACGCGCCGAAGCACGACTGGCAAGCCTGGGTCGACCTGCGCAACCTGACCAACCGGCGTTACGCGAACACGGTCACGCCGGGTTATGACGACAAGGGGCTGGACGTGGCGCGGTCGACGCCGGGGGATGGCATGGGGGTTTACACCGGGGTTTCCTGGAGCTGGCGTTAA